Proteins found in one Pirellulales bacterium genomic segment:
- a CDS encoding MFS transporter, producing the protein MEQKPYRWYRELTRYHWFVLIVAALGWLFDTMDQQLFNLARVPAMRELLAPEPGVAPPKELVAQHGGYATSIFLIGWASGGIIFGILGDRIGRAKTMMWTILIYSLCTGLSALAWDTWSFGFFRFLTGLGVGGEFAVGVALVAEVMPDRARPHALGLLQALSAVGNVSAALITMALGRLAEMGAIGSAWRIMFVIGTVPALLAIVIRRRLKEPERWTAMASDAATRKHLGSFAELFSDPRWRKNALVGLVLAFSGVVGLWGIGFFSFDLLQSVFRKRFEAEGLTGAAIEGKLSFWIGITSVMQNIGGFLGIYAFSVITHRIGRRPTFALSYLAAMASTAFVFWNLDQFSEVFWMIPLMGFCQLSLFGGFAIYFPELFPTRLRSTGTSFCYNVGRFVAAIGPSALGLLTGRVFAGDPEPMRAAGVTMCAVFLLGLLALPFAPETRGQPLPE; encoded by the coding sequence ATGGAACAGAAGCCGTATCGTTGGTACCGGGAGCTGACACGCTATCACTGGTTCGTGCTGATCGTGGCCGCCTTGGGGTGGCTCTTCGACACGATGGACCAGCAGCTTTTCAATCTGGCCCGAGTTCCCGCGATGCGCGAGTTGCTGGCCCCCGAGCCGGGCGTTGCGCCGCCGAAGGAGCTTGTGGCGCAGCATGGCGGGTATGCGACGTCGATCTTTCTGATCGGTTGGGCCTCGGGGGGCATCATCTTTGGCATCCTCGGCGACCGCATCGGTCGCGCGAAGACCATGATGTGGACCATCCTGATCTATTCGCTATGCACGGGCCTGAGCGCGCTGGCGTGGGACACGTGGAGCTTTGGTTTCTTCCGCTTTCTGACCGGTCTCGGCGTCGGTGGCGAGTTTGCCGTCGGCGTAGCGCTGGTGGCCGAGGTGATGCCTGACCGTGCGCGCCCCCATGCCTTGGGATTGTTACAGGCCCTGTCGGCAGTCGGCAACGTGTCGGCGGCGTTGATCACGATGGCACTGGGCCGTTTGGCCGAGATGGGCGCGATCGGTAGCGCCTGGCGCATCATGTTCGTGATCGGTACGGTGCCGGCGCTGTTGGCGATAGTCATCCGCCGCCGGCTGAAAGAGCCGGAGCGTTGGACCGCGATGGCGAGTGACGCGGCCACGCGCAAGCACCTCGGGTCGTTTGCCGAATTATTTAGCGATCCACGGTGGCGCAAGAATGCACTCGTGGGGTTGGTGCTGGCCTTCTCAGGCGTCGTGGGCTTGTGGGGCATCGGCTTCTTCAGCTTCGATCTGCTGCAGTCCGTGTTTCGCAAGCGCTTCGAGGCCGAGGGGCTGACGGGCGCCGCCATCGAGGGAAAACTTTCGTTCTGGATTGGCATCACGTCGGTGATGCAGAACATCGGCGGCTTCCTGGGGATCTACGCCTTTAGTGTCATTACGCATCGCATCGGGCGACGTCCCACGTTTGCCTTGTCGTACCTGGCGGCGATGGCGAGCACGGCCTTCGTCTTCTGGAATCTCGACCAGTTCAGCGAGGTATTCTGGATGATCCCGCTGATGGGCTTCTGCCAGTTGTCGTTATTCGGGGGCTTTGCCATCTACTTTCCCGAGTTGTTTCCCACACGGCTGCGCAGCACGGGCACGTCGTTCTGTTACAACGTGGGGCGATTCGTGGCGGCGATCGGGCCTTCGGCGCTCGGGCTGCTGACGGGGCGCGTGTTTGCCGGCGACCCCGAGCCCATGCGTGCCGCCGGCGTCACGATGTGTGCCGTCTTCCTGTTGGGATTGTTGGCGCTCCCCTTTGCGCCGGAAACGCGTGGCCAGCCGCTGCCCGAGTGA
- a CDS encoding sodium:solute symporter, translating into MGRRVRRGAAVNNAPYEPGLGTAAALLAVIVASVWLGAAAQRAVRKGSFVRGYFLGNRGLGAWAMALTATVQSGGTFMGFPSLVYTHGWIVALWIAAYMVVPISGFAVLGKRMAQLSRRTGAVTVPDLFRERFGSAGVGLVASLLIMFFLTFMMIAQFKAGAIVMKLSLPGTGALSLAEDTPGGVDRAYYFGLGVFALTVVGYTMMGGFLASVWTDLFQSILMFVGVVLLLMLALPLVGGLEQATRSAVEATGPGFAFGPGFSSDERQFLPLGLAFSFFFLWVFAGVGSPSSLVRVMACSNSQTLRRSIVLLGAYNIVIYLGLMCVCVSGRALMPNIAASDEIIPRLALATTRDWFGGSFIAGLILAAPFGAVMATVSSYLVVIASGLVRDVYQRFIDRAANEGEIKRLTYLAMVVVGGIAVLANIQPVQYLQAIVVFSGTGQAATFAVPALMIAFWRRATLAGVLSAMLSGAGTVLVLFVLGIGGPKLAGLWPELEVLAADPMIGPQTSFRPYYLAGVDPVVWGLLVSLVAGVVVSLLTRPPAEEILERVFDGAPPATVE; encoded by the coding sequence GTGGGCCGACGAGTTCGGCGAGGGGCAGCCGTGAACAACGCTCCCTACGAACCTGGGCTCGGTACCGCCGCGGCGCTCTTGGCCGTGATCGTGGCCTCGGTCTGGCTGGGGGCGGCCGCGCAGCGGGCCGTGCGGAAGGGATCGTTCGTCCGCGGATACTTTCTCGGCAACCGCGGGCTGGGGGCCTGGGCCATGGCACTCACGGCCACCGTGCAAAGCGGCGGCACGTTCATGGGCTTTCCGTCGCTCGTCTACACGCACGGCTGGATCGTGGCGCTCTGGATTGCCGCCTATATGGTCGTGCCGATCTCGGGCTTCGCCGTGCTCGGCAAACGCATGGCGCAGCTCTCGCGCCGCACGGGCGCGGTGACCGTGCCCGACCTGTTTCGCGAGCGCTTCGGCAGCGCGGGCGTGGGATTGGTCGCCTCGCTGCTGATCATGTTCTTTCTCACGTTCATGATGATTGCCCAGTTCAAGGCCGGCGCGATCGTGATGAAGCTCTCTCTGCCCGGCACGGGGGCGCTGTCGCTGGCCGAGGATACTCCCGGCGGCGTCGACCGCGCGTATTACTTCGGCCTGGGCGTGTTCGCCTTGACGGTGGTCGGCTACACGATGATGGGAGGCTTCCTGGCCTCGGTGTGGACCGATTTATTCCAAAGCATCCTGATGTTCGTGGGGGTCGTGCTGCTCCTCATGCTCGCGCTGCCGCTGGTGGGAGGACTCGAGCAGGCCACGCGCAGCGCGGTGGAGGCGACCGGGCCTGGCTTTGCTTTTGGGCCAGGCTTCTCGAGCGACGAGCGGCAGTTTCTCCCCTTGGGGCTGGCCTTCTCGTTCTTTTTCCTGTGGGTCTTCGCCGGGGTCGGCTCCCCCTCGAGCCTGGTGCGCGTCATGGCGTGCAGCAACAGCCAGACGCTGCGCCGTTCGATCGTGCTCCTGGGCGCGTACAACATCGTCATCTACCTGGGGTTGATGTGCGTGTGCGTCTCGGGGCGGGCGTTGATGCCGAACATCGCCGCCTCGGACGAGATCATTCCCCGGTTGGCGCTGGCCACCACGCGCGATTGGTTCGGTGGCTCGTTCATCGCCGGCCTGATCCTGGCCGCGCCCTTTGGCGCGGTGATGGCCACGGTGAGCTCGTATCTGGTGGTGATCGCCTCGGGGCTCGTGCGCGACGTCTATCAACGGTTTATCGATCGTGCGGCGAACGAAGGAGAGATCAAGCGGCTGACCTACCTGGCGATGGTGGTCGTCGGTGGCATTGCCGTGCTGGCGAACATCCAGCCCGTGCAATACCTGCAGGCGATCGTCGTGTTCAGTGGCACCGGGCAAGCCGCCACGTTTGCCGTGCCGGCCTTGATGATCGCCTTCTGGCGCCGGGCGACGCTGGCCGGCGTACTGTCGGCGATGCTCTCCGGAGCGGGCACGGTGCTGGTTTTGTTCGTGCTGGGCATCGGCGGACCGAAGTTGGCCGGACTGTGGCCCGAGCTCGAGGTGCTGGCCGCCGATCCGATGATCGGACCGCAGACCTCGTTTCGTCCCTATTATCTGGCGGGGGTCGATCCGGTGGTCTGGGGTTTGCTCGTGTCGCTCGTCGCGGGGGTGGTGGTGAGTCTGCTCACGCGTCCGCCGGCCGAGGAAATACTAGAGCGTGTCTTCGACGGCGCGCCTCCCGCCACCGTGGAATAA
- a CDS encoding XdhC family protein codes for MRDLIRQLLTTVEAGDEVAYCRLVETRGSTPQKAGAAMLVFPDGSQAGTLGGGCVEAEVKRRALKILDEGPAEVLSFQLDDDYGWDDGLICGGRMRILVEPIRVAADLGDYFATLDQLLQRTEGLTECIVFDREKSGLPVPAAYLFNASGRLAAHRHAAQADHTALVRLREQLGEVADRPQPSAVQGIAYLPTLSRCRLLIVGGGHIGHAVGQLAVDLDFDVWVLDDREEYITAERFPRAVRRIAGPIGRVLRDIDITSDTYALIVTRGHNHDEEALFHLAERGARYVGMIGSKRKIKLIFDDLLAAGVSPEALAKVFAPVGIDIGSQTVPEIAVSILAELIAYRNRQGEVPGRPAPIAVGETL; via the coding sequence ATGCGCGACCTGATCCGCCAGCTACTGACGACCGTGGAAGCGGGGGACGAAGTCGCCTATTGCCGCCTCGTCGAGACACGGGGCTCCACGCCGCAGAAGGCCGGGGCCGCCATGCTCGTCTTTCCCGATGGTTCGCAGGCCGGCACCCTGGGGGGAGGCTGTGTCGAGGCCGAGGTCAAGCGTCGGGCATTGAAGATCCTGGACGAGGGGCCCGCCGAGGTGCTCTCCTTCCAACTCGACGACGACTACGGCTGGGACGACGGCCTGATCTGTGGCGGGCGCATGCGGATCTTGGTCGAGCCGATCCGAGTGGCGGCCGACCTGGGGGACTATTTCGCGACGCTCGATCAACTGCTGCAGCGGACCGAGGGCCTCACCGAATGCATCGTCTTCGACCGGGAAAAGAGTGGTTTGCCCGTGCCGGCCGCCTATCTGTTCAATGCGTCGGGCCGACTGGCCGCCCATCGCCATGCCGCGCAGGCAGACCACACGGCGCTCGTGCGGCTGCGCGAGCAATTGGGCGAGGTCGCCGATCGTCCGCAGCCGAGCGCCGTGCAGGGCATTGCCTATCTACCGACGTTGTCGCGCTGCCGGTTGTTGATCGTCGGCGGGGGGCACATTGGCCACGCCGTGGGGCAATTAGCGGTGGATTTGGATTTCGACGTTTGGGTGCTCGACGATCGCGAGGAGTATATCACGGCCGAGCGTTTTCCGCGGGCCGTGCGCCGTATTGCAGGGCCCATTGGCCGCGTGCTGCGCGACATCGACATCACGAGCGATACTTATGCCTTGATCGTGACGCGCGGCCACAATCATGACGAAGAGGCCTTGTTTCACCTGGCCGAGCGCGGCGCGCGTTACGTCGGCATGATCGGCAGCAAGCGAAAGATCAAGCTAATCTTCGACGACCTGCTCGCGGCCGGGGTCTCACCCGAGGCACTGGCCAAGGTCTTCGCCCCGGTCGGCATCGATATCGGCTCGCAGACGGTGCCGGAGATCGCCGTGAGCATCCTGGCCGAGCTGATTGCCTACCGCAATCGGCAGGGAGAGGTGCCGGGGCGGCCCGCCCCGATCGCCGTGGGCGAAACACTGTGA
- a CDS encoding amino acid permease, producing the protein MWRKQIAVRKSFEVLAAEMAGEHRLKRVLGPISLTSLGVGAIIGAGIFVVTGRAAALDAGPAIIISYMVAALGCAFAALCYAEFAAMAPVAGSAYTYAYATLGELFAWIIGWDLILEYAMSCAVVASAWTGYLNELLAAAGLPRLPAQLCTDPLTKIPGTETYGLLNLPAAIIVLIVTTVLVVGIRESATTNAVMVVVKLAVVLFVIALGVWYVQSSNWTGIPVTERVVSEQEGSKWGILGLVGVDRLLQPLDDSVRSPFAPYGFSGIMVGAAIVFFAFIGFDSVSTHAEEARNPQRDVPIAIIVSLIGCTILYVAVAAVITGMVPYPKIDLHAPIADAFGRVARENQSVLLRGATFFIALGALAGMSSVMLVTFLSQARVFMAMSRDGLLPQVFGQIHPRFATPHLATMLTGACISVTAAFTNIVMLGEMVNIGTLLAFVAVCASVLILRRTRPDVPRPFRCPALYVVAPMGIVVNLIMMLFLPLDTWIRLAVWLVIGLVIYFLYSRWHSVMGQALWKEYATQGFSPTDAPLKKD; encoded by the coding sequence ATGTGGCGTAAGCAGATTGCCGTGCGCAAGAGTTTCGAGGTGCTGGCCGCCGAGATGGCGGGCGAACACCGCTTGAAGCGCGTCCTGGGACCGATCTCGCTCACTTCGCTCGGCGTGGGGGCCATCATCGGAGCGGGCATCTTCGTCGTCACCGGGCGTGCTGCCGCACTCGACGCCGGTCCCGCCATCATCATCTCCTACATGGTCGCGGCGCTTGGTTGCGCCTTTGCCGCGCTGTGCTACGCCGAGTTTGCCGCCATGGCCCCCGTGGCCGGCAGCGCCTACACCTACGCCTACGCCACGCTCGGCGAGCTCTTCGCCTGGATCATCGGTTGGGATCTGATCCTCGAGTACGCCATGAGCTGTGCCGTGGTCGCTTCGGCCTGGACGGGATATCTCAACGAATTGCTGGCCGCTGCCGGGCTGCCCAGGCTACCGGCACAGTTATGTACCGATCCGCTCACCAAAATACCTGGCACCGAGACGTACGGCCTGCTGAATCTGCCCGCGGCGATCATCGTGCTCATCGTCACCACCGTGCTGGTCGTGGGCATCCGCGAGAGCGCCACGACGAACGCCGTGATGGTCGTCGTCAAGCTGGCCGTGGTGCTCTTCGTCATTGCCCTGGGTGTCTGGTACGTGCAGAGTTCGAACTGGACCGGTATCCCGGTCACGGAACGCGTGGTTTCAGAGCAAGAAGGTTCGAAGTGGGGTATCCTGGGGCTGGTCGGTGTCGACCGTTTGCTGCAGCCGCTCGACGACTCGGTCCGCTCCCCCTTCGCCCCCTACGGCTTCTCGGGGATCATGGTCGGCGCGGCCATCGTCTTCTTCGCGTTCATCGGCTTCGACTCCGTTTCCACGCATGCGGAAGAAGCCCGCAATCCGCAGCGCGACGTGCCGATCGCGATTATTGTTTCTCTCATCGGCTGCACCATCCTCTACGTGGCGGTGGCGGCCGTCATCACGGGCATGGTCCCTTATCCCAAAATAGATCTGCACGCGCCGATTGCCGACGCCTTTGGCCGTGTGGCGCGCGAGAACCAAAGCGTCCTCCTGCGCGGAGCCACTTTCTTCATCGCCTTGGGAGCGCTGGCCGGCATGTCGAGCGTCATGCTGGTGACCTTCCTCAGCCAGGCACGCGTCTTCATGGCCATGTCGCGCGACGGGCTGCTCCCGCAGGTCTTCGGCCAGATCCATCCGCGCTTCGCCACGCCCCACCTGGCGACGATGCTCACCGGCGCGTGCATCTCCGTGACCGCCGCCTTTACGAACATCGTGATGCTGGGAGAAATGGTAAACATCGGCACCCTGCTGGCCTTCGTGGCTGTCTGTGCCTCGGTGTTGATCCTCCGCCGCACGCGCCCCGACGTGCCACGGCCGTTCCGCTGTCCGGCGCTTTACGTCGTCGCGCCGATGGGCATCGTCGTCAACCTGATCATGATGCTCTTCCTCCCCTTGGATACCTGGATCCGGCTGGCCGTCTGGCTGGTGATCGGCCTCGTCATCTATTTTCTCTACAGCCGCTGGCACAGCGTGATGGGCCAGGCGCTGTGGAAGGAATACGCCACCCAGGGCTTCTCCCCAACCGACGCGCCGCTGAAGAAAGACTGA
- a CDS encoding ABC transporter permease subunit (The N-terminal region of this protein, as described by TIGR01726, is a three transmembrane segment that identifies a subfamily of ABC transporter permease subunits, which specificities that include histidine, arginine, glutamine, glutamate, L-cystine (sic), the opines (in Agrobacterium) octopine and nopaline, etc.), producing MSERSTELPQVVVRVALVPCGCLLALVLLYSSHAAMAAEPPAPGRKVDLERLRARLPEGVLRWGGDVEGGAPYQLLDPDNPRRVIGFEVDLANSLATIMSRQCGFEIRAEFVQYSWDTLYPGLVNRDFDVIISGYEMTEERRRQVRFTRPYYVYSQQLVVRENEDHIRSLDDCLDKSVGTLAGTAAERLLEQRGVARIVGFEGQVEPYVDLELGRVDAVLLDWPIAIFYASTNPKLKFVGENIGQGTYGIGLRPDDENLAAALDNALDELIASGELLKILRRWHIWNPSQAALALAPARSDELAALGFDANGSPVQPPPSPPADAVDINIVARSAESWTIWHYTPLLVEAAGTTIYLSIASMLVAVAIGLVVCVLHLYGPRPLQWLAIAYVEFFRGVPLLLLLFSLYFGLPTFGLELEAVWTAILGFGLAFGAYEAEVYRSAISSVPRGQWEAARALGMSEPLAFRRIILPQALQTALGPMTNDFVALFKDTSLVSVIAVRELTKEYLVLSRSSLKFVELGLLTALLYLAMSIPLGYLSRYFERRWGVPK from the coding sequence GTGTCCGAAAGGTCAACCGAATTGCCCCAAGTTGTCGTCCGCGTTGCCTTGGTCCCTTGCGGCTGCCTGCTGGCACTCGTGCTTCTGTACTCTTCGCACGCTGCGATGGCCGCCGAGCCCCCTGCGCCCGGGCGAAAAGTCGATCTTGAACGTCTCCGCGCGCGGTTGCCCGAGGGGGTGCTGCGCTGGGGGGGCGATGTCGAAGGGGGCGCCCCCTACCAATTGCTCGATCCCGACAATCCGCGCCGCGTGATCGGCTTCGAGGTCGATTTGGCCAATTCGCTGGCCACCATCATGTCGCGGCAGTGCGGCTTCGAGATCCGTGCCGAGTTCGTCCAATACAGTTGGGACACGCTCTATCCCGGCCTGGTGAACCGCGACTTCGACGTCATCATCAGCGGCTACGAGATGACCGAGGAGCGCCGCCGGCAGGTGCGCTTTACGCGCCCCTATTACGTCTATTCGCAGCAGCTCGTCGTGCGCGAGAATGAGGACCACATTCGCTCGCTCGACGATTGTCTCGACAAATCGGTCGGCACGCTCGCCGGGACCGCGGCCGAGCGCCTGCTCGAACAGCGCGGCGTGGCCAGGATCGTCGGCTTCGAGGGACAGGTTGAACCGTATGTCGATCTTGAATTAGGCCGCGTCGACGCGGTGCTGCTCGACTGGCCCATCGCTATTTTCTACGCCAGCACAAACCCGAAATTAAAATTCGTCGGCGAGAACATCGGCCAGGGCACGTACGGCATCGGCCTGCGACCCGACGACGAAAATCTCGCCGCGGCGCTCGACAATGCCCTCGATGAACTAATCGCCTCGGGCGAACTATTAAAAATCCTCCGCCGCTGGCACATCTGGAACCCCAGCCAGGCGGCGCTCGCCCTGGCCCCCGCGCGCAGCGACGAGCTGGCCGCGCTCGGCTTCGACGCCAATGGCAGTCCCGTCCAACCACCTCCTTCGCCGCCGGCCGACGCCGTCGACATCAACATCGTGGCCCGATCGGCCGAGTCGTGGACCATTTGGCATTATACACCACTCTTGGTCGAGGCCGCCGGCACGACGATCTATCTCTCGATCGCCTCGATGCTCGTGGCCGTGGCGATCGGATTGGTCGTCTGCGTGCTGCACCTCTACGGCCCTCGGCCGCTGCAATGGCTGGCCATCGCCTACGTCGAATTCTTCCGCGGCGTGCCCCTCTTGCTCTTGTTGTTCTCGCTCTACTTCGGTCTGCCGACGTTCGGCCTCGAGCTCGAGGCCGTCTGGACGGCGATCCTGGGCTTCGGCCTCGCCTTTGGCGCCTACGAGGCCGAGGTCTACCGCAGCGCGATCAGTTCCGTGCCGCGCGGACAATGGGAAGCGGCCCGGGCGCTCGGCATGTCCGAACCCCTCGCCTTTCGCCGCATCATCCTGCCCCAGGCGCTGCAAACCGCCCTCGGCCCGATGACAAACGACTTCGTCGCCCTGTTCAAGGACACGAGCCTCGTGAGCGTCATCGCCGTGCGCGAACTGACCAAGGAGTACCTCGTCCTGTCGCGCTCGAGCCTGAAATTCGTCGAGCTCGGGCTCCTCACCGCGTTGCTCTACCTCGCGATGTCGATCCCGCTCGGCTACCTTTCGCGCTACTTCGAACGCCGCTGGGGAGTGCCGAAGTGA
- a CDS encoding DUF997 family protein has translation MTARFHDPLLASARREAIITGVIYVITMCYSVGYCLAFGYDRSIDDLTFVLGFPDWVFWGIVVPWIAAFVVSSVFAMCYMTDEPFGEDVGDEWADEFGEGQP, from the coding sequence ATGACCGCACGCTTTCACGATCCGTTGCTCGCCAGTGCCCGGCGCGAGGCGATCATCACGGGCGTGATCTACGTCATCACGATGTGCTATTCGGTCGGCTATTGCCTCGCGTTCGGCTATGACCGCTCGATCGACGATCTGACCTTCGTGCTTGGCTTTCCGGACTGGGTCTTCTGGGGTATTGTCGTGCCCTGGATCGCGGCGTTCGTCGTGTCGAGCGTCTTCGCCATGTGCTACATGACCGACGAGCCGTTCGGCGAGGATGTCGGCGACGAGTGGGCCGACGAGTTCGGCGAGGGGCAGCCGTGA
- a CDS encoding YkgJ family cysteine cluster protein — protein sequence MATATRPKLRREEIPAGAVLCEYCTAKCCRYFALPLEEPTTWEDFDFLRWFLLHDKACCFTEDGTWYILVHTVCKHLRPDNLCGIYETRPQVCREYTTDNCEYEDDWVYDRYFETAEQVYEYAESVLGPPEGGSFRTPRPALLPILG from the coding sequence ATGGCGACTGCGACGCGACCCAAGCTCCGCCGCGAGGAGATCCCCGCCGGCGCCGTACTGTGCGAATACTGCACGGCCAAATGCTGCCGTTACTTCGCCCTACCGCTTGAGGAGCCGACGACCTGGGAGGATTTCGATTTTCTCCGTTGGTTCCTGCTGCACGACAAGGCGTGCTGCTTCACCGAGGATGGCACCTGGTACATCCTGGTCCACACGGTCTGCAAGCATTTGCGGCCGGACAATCTCTGCGGCATCTACGAGACTCGCCCCCAGGTCTGCCGCGAATACACCACCGACAACTGCGAATACGAGGATGACTGGGTCTACGACCGCTACTTCGAGACGGCCGAGCAGGTCTACGAGTATGCCGAGTCGGTACTGGGTCCGCCCGAGGGAGGCAGCTTCCGCACGCCGCGGCCAGCGCTCCTTCCGATCCTCGGTTGA
- a CDS encoding nucleotidyltransferase family protein, with protein sequence MQSFAIVPAAGRSRRMGQPKLLLEREGRPLIEYVLAAWRESQIDRVVVVVHPEDDELAQRCRRAGAEVVRPAAPPPEMKDSVAQALGYVDDLYQPAPGDVWLLAPADMPALSPGVIDAVLAAHRAADAAIIVPTHQGKRGHPVLFPWPLAQEVSELGQDEGIHMLVARHVVRELELPSSEILLDVDRPEDFARWANEGDRRREG encoded by the coding sequence ATGCAGAGCTTTGCCATTGTGCCGGCGGCCGGACGCAGCCGGCGCATGGGGCAACCCAAGCTACTGCTCGAGCGCGAGGGGCGACCGCTGATCGAGTATGTTCTCGCGGCCTGGCGAGAGAGCCAGATCGATCGCGTGGTCGTGGTGGTACATCCGGAAGACGATGAGCTGGCGCAGCGCTGCCGCCGCGCGGGGGCCGAGGTCGTACGGCCGGCCGCGCCACCGCCAGAGATGAAAGACTCGGTCGCCCAGGCATTGGGCTATGTGGACGATCTCTATCAGCCCGCGCCGGGAGATGTCTGGCTGTTGGCGCCGGCCGACATGCCGGCCCTTTCACCGGGAGTGATCGACGCGGTGCTGGCCGCCCATCGCGCGGCAGACGCCGCGATCATCGTCCCCACGCACCAGGGAAAACGGGGGCATCCGGTACTCTTTCCGTGGCCGCTGGCCCAGGAAGTGTCTGAGTTGGGGCAGGACGAAGGGATCCATATGCTCGTCGCGCGGCACGTGGTGCGCGAGCTCGAATTGCCGTCATCCGAGATCCTGCTCGACGTGGATCGTCCAGAGGATTTTGCCCGTTGGGCGAACGAGGGAGATCGCCGCCGAGAGGGCTAA
- a CDS encoding MFS transporter: MSHSTSREQVARDALAAAITPVAQDARIGVGHYLVLAAALLGWMFDGLEMGLFPLVARPALIDLLGAVDDGVIARWNSAISAGFLVGAATGGVLFGWLGDRLGRVRAMMLSVFTYAIFTGICGIAGSAEQIAAFRFISALGMGGEWSLGVALVMEVWPNRSRSFLAGLIGAASNVGFLLIATVGLGLTAVLGMLSDLLGAMFSAETVDWLVRNSGWRIMLMMGAVPALLTLFIRIFVPESERWQQEHERGSTSHWAAADLVAVLIGAIGPCAMIYVWTVDETSLFGGTLAHSLALRAAVSLVGLVIAIVGYAYPVTRYLQRAGSAAGSSAASEVRGTITHMFMGAGVGGIALVGTWGATQWITLWADQLTGGTNPTAKAYSGIASASGAIIGTMLAAWLGDKLGRRVSYSLLCLASLGSAMLLFLGEHEYGPTFLALVFLVGLCTASFYGWLPFYLPELFRTAVRATGQGFSFNFGRILAAAGVLAMGQLVQWFDEDYARAGATISLIYLVGLVLIWFCPETKGKPLPE; encoded by the coding sequence ATGTCGCATTCCACCTCGCGCGAGCAGGTCGCTCGCGATGCCCTGGCAGCAGCGATCACCCCCGTGGCACAGGATGCTCGGATCGGCGTCGGGCATTACCTGGTGCTCGCCGCGGCGCTGTTGGGTTGGATGTTCGACGGGCTCGAAATGGGACTCTTCCCGCTCGTCGCCCGGCCGGCGCTCATCGATCTGCTGGGGGCCGTGGACGATGGCGTCATTGCCCGTTGGAACTCGGCCATCTCGGCAGGTTTCCTTGTCGGCGCGGCCACGGGAGGCGTCCTCTTCGGCTGGCTGGGGGACCGCCTGGGGCGCGTGCGGGCCATGATGTTGAGTGTCTTCACGTACGCCATTTTCACCGGCATCTGCGGCATCGCCGGCAGTGCCGAGCAGATCGCGGCGTTTCGCTTTATCTCGGCGTTGGGGATGGGGGGCGAGTGGTCGCTGGGGGTCGCGCTCGTGATGGAGGTCTGGCCCAATCGCTCGCGCTCGTTTCTGGCCGGCTTGATCGGCGCGGCGTCGAACGTCGGTTTCTTGCTGATCGCCACCGTGGGGTTGGGCCTGACGGCGGTGCTGGGCATGCTCTCCGACCTGCTGGGCGCGATGTTCTCGGCCGAGACCGTCGATTGGCTCGTGCGCAACTCGGGCTGGCGGATCATGCTCATGATGGGGGCCGTGCCGGCGCTGCTGACGCTGTTCATTCGCATCTTCGTGCCGGAATCGGAGCGCTGGCAGCAGGAGCACGAGCGTGGCTCGACGAGTCACTGGGCGGCGGCCGATCTCGTGGCGGTGCTCATCGGGGCGATCGGCCCTTGCGCGATGATCTACGTCTGGACCGTGGACGAGACCAGCCTCTTCGGCGGCACGCTGGCCCATAGCCTGGCGTTGCGAGCGGCCGTCTCGCTCGTGGGACTGGTGATTGCCATCGTGGGTTACGCCTATCCCGTCACGCGTTATCTGCAGCGTGCCGGTAGTGCCGCGGGGTCATCGGCCGCAAGCGAAGTACGCGGCACGATCACGCACATGTTCATGGGGGCGGGAGTCGGCGGCATTGCCCTGGTGGGCACGTGGGGCGCCACGCAATGGATCACGCTCTGGGCCGATCAACTGACGGGGGGAACGAACCCCACGGCCAAGGCCTATTCGGGCATCGCCTCGGCCAGCGGTGCGATTATCGGGACGATGCTCGCTGCCTGGCTCGGCGATAAGCTCGGGCGGCGGGTGTCCTACTCGCTCCTCTGCCTGGCGTCGCTCGGCTCGGCCATGTTGCTCTTTTTGGGAGAGCACGAATATGGGCCGACGTTCCTCGCACTGGTGTTCCTGGTGGGACTCTGCACGGCGTCATTTTACGGCTGGCTGCCGTTCTACCTGCCCGAGCTGTTTCGCACGGCGGTGCGGGCGACGGGGCAGGGGTTCAGCTTCAACTTTGGCCGCATCCTGGCGGCGGCCGGCGTGCTGGCCATGGGGCAGCTCGTGCAGTGGTTCGACGAGGACTATGCCCGCGCCGGTGCGACCATCTCGCTCATCTATCTCGTAGGTCTGGTGTTGATCTGGTTCTGCCCCGAGACGAAGGGCAAACCGCTGCCCGAGTAG